The genomic stretch GTCCTTTGACCACCGGCAGGGCCATCTTCTCGTGCGCGAAATCGTGATAGAGGTCGAGGATTTTCAGCGTTTCTTCCTCGGCTTCGCGCTCGGTCGCGTGCGCGGTATGCCCTTCCTGCCAGAGAAACTCCGTCGTCCTCAGGAAGAGGCGGGTCCTCATCTCCCAGCGCACGACATTCGACCATTGGTTCAGCAGGAGCGGCAGATCTCGGTACGAGCGGATCCACTTCGCGAACATGCTGTAGATGATGGTCTCCGAAGTGGGGCGGACCACCAGCTTCTCCTCGAGCTCCTTGCCCCCGCCGATGGTGACGACCGCCAGCTCCGGCGAGAACCCCTCGACGTGCGCCTTCTCGCGCTGCAGGAAGCTCTCGGGGATGAACAGCG from Candidatus Polarisedimenticolia bacterium encodes the following:
- a CDS encoding aminoacyl--tRNA ligase-related protein — protein: MSNVITPRSEDPARWYTDVVLRSEMADYSPVKGCMVIRPLGYSIWEQIQAGLDARFKETGHRNAYFPLFIPESFLQREKAHVEGFSPELAVVTIGGGKELEEKLVVRPTSETIIYSMFAKWIRSYRDLPLLLNQWSNVVRWEMRTRLFLRTTEFLWQEGHTAHATEREAEEETLKILDLYHDFAHEKMALPVVKG